The Xyrauchen texanus isolate HMW12.3.18 chromosome 17, RBS_HiC_50CHRs, whole genome shotgun sequence DNA window AAGAGACATCCACCAATCAGGGAATCACATCAAaagagctccgcccactcccatgatgcactgcgaaCGACACAATCGAGTCGTTCTCCCAACACACCATTTTTTGCAATATACTTCtttctatatttataatcaacaactttatatCATTAGATGGATATATTCCCAATGTTTTTAATTGCATCAgttgcaatgcatcatgggattgatcgagttcattccctcattaaagacgttcaGGACACAGTCTGGTTTTCAAACATGTTTACGTCAGAAGTCATATGTCAGCAAATGATTCCATGTTCTCAATAAAGCCGCGTCATGTCGACTTAAAAGAGAGTTTTTGATTTTACTGTTTTTATCTGTTGCAGTAATTTCCAGAAACATCCTGAATGATGTCGCTTCGCTCCCGCTCTTGGAGAACGCTGCAGAAGATGACCCCATCGTTTCAGATCCTCCGTCAGTACCCGCAGACCACCGACAGACAGACGCAGCAGATCTGAGCTCTGATTGGCCGGCGCCGCAGGAGGACGCAGTGATGCAGCAGCGGCCGCAGGGGAACAGCACGGACGTGACCGGAGACAACACGGACGCTCTGGCGATTGGTTTATTGACACCCGCAGGTGCAGGAAACGCAGGGACAGACGCAGCCAAACCGCCACATGCAGATGAAATGTAAATGGGCTACCGTGTCCTGAAGTCACACAACCGGTTCACCGCCGGGACCGGTTCCACTAGGTTGTGCCGGCTTTATTGTGCAGCTGCATGGTTGAAAGGAAGCCAAGATGATTGAGAGGAAATGAGACATGGATAGCTGTCTGTCAGGTGCCATTACTTACTCTCAGACAGTGAAAAGTGATTTGCTTCATCATGTTATACGGTTATAATCATTATGTGCTTCTCATCTGGTGGTGGTCTCGACCCAACAAAGGGTGGCGGGTCTGTCAG harbors:
- the creb3l4 gene encoding cyclic AMP-responsive element-binding protein 3-like protein 4, producing MSLLAQLHKLQSLIKRTATKAAQTGTCIMILVFSLGLIIFPSYSPFSWRSQSPEDTYSPSGVISRNILNDVASLPLLENAAEDDPIVSDPPSVPADHRQTDAADLSSDWPAPQEDAVMQQRPQGNSTDVTGDNTDALAIGLLTPAGAGNAGTDAAKPPHADEM